The following are from one region of the Papaver somniferum cultivar HN1 unplaced genomic scaffold, ASM357369v1 unplaced-scaffold_132, whole genome shotgun sequence genome:
- the LOC113333350 gene encoding GDSL esterase/lipase At4g16230-like: MSNHIQIISFLSILWFVLLLLTSSFSDAKTVPLFFIFGDSLVDVGNNNYLHTIAKANVKPYGIDYTPSGGKPTGRFCNGKTFLDLTVDEFGGACYPPPSLSLSPDDDGTLCGVNYASSGGGILNDTGSLFLKRISMDAQIDTYANTRQNMITNLGREKATELLKNAVFPIVVGSIDFLDNFLTPIIGTREYIPQDVFIAQMLERHHSQLTRLHSLDARFIIIWNVPPIGCMPLERKMNPWYGGKCADSAKELVSDYNKKLKDMIIKLRPNLSEVTLLFIDTYYVLHDLLLHMNDYGIEVEEEGCCTNVGPVVELFPCKETSTYCEDRSKYAFWDEYHPSEFVNRLSVKRYMEGDARDVLPFNIRRAMKLRGF; this comes from the exons ATGTCTAATCATATTCAGATCATTTCATTTCTATCAATTCTCTGGTTTGTACTACTATTGCTCACAAGTAGTTTTTCGGATGCTAAAACGGTACCCTTATTTTTCATTTTCGGAGATTCATTAGTCGATGTTGGAAACAACAATTACCTTCACACCATTGCAAAGGCTAATGTCAAACCCTATGGTATTGATTACACTCCATCTGGTGGGAAACCAACTGGTCGATTTTGTAATGGCAAAACATTTCTTGATTTAACAG TTGATGAATTTGGAGGTGCTTGTTATCCACCTCCGTCTTTGAGTCTCAGCCCAGATGACGACGGCACATTATGTGGAGTGAACTACGCATCATCTGGAGGTGGAATTCTGAACGATACCGGTTCATTATTT TTAAAACGTATAAGTATGGATGCACAGATAGATACCTATGCCAACACCCGACAAAACATGATTACAAATCTCGGCAGAGAAAAGGCAACAGAATTGCTGAAGAATGCTGTATTTCCGATTGTAGTTGGATCCATTGACTTCCTGGATAACTTCTTAACACCTATCATTGGTACACGGGAGTACATTCCTCAAGATGTATTTATTGCACAAATGCTTGAGAGGCACCACAGTCAATTGACC AGGTTGCACAGTCTGGACGCGAGATTTATTATCATATGGAATGTGCCACCGATCGGATGTATGCCGCTAGAGAGAAAAATGAACCCATGGTACGGAGGAAAATGTGCAGACAGTGCAAAAGAATTAGTATCCGACTACAATAAGAAGCTGAAAGATATGATTATCAAGCTCAGGCCAAACCTTAGTGAAGTAACCTTACTTTTCATAGACACGTACTACGTATTACATGATTTACTTCTCCACATGAATGACTATG GTATCGaggttgaagaagaagggtgttgtACAAATGTTGGCCCAGTGGTAGAGTTGTTCCCATGCAAAGAGACGTCTACTTATTGCGAAGATCGATCCAAATATGCATTTTGGGATGAATATCATCCATCTGAGTTTGTGAACAGGTTAAGCGTGAAGAGATACATGGAGGGTGATGCAAGAGATGTTCTACCGTTTAATATTCGAAGAGCTATGAAACTACGTGGCTTCTGA